Proteins encoded by one window of Salmo trutta chromosome 17, fSalTru1.1, whole genome shotgun sequence:
- the LOC115152396 gene encoding ETS domain-containing protein Elk-3, translating to MDSAITLWQFLLQLLLDQSHKHLICWTSTDGEFKLLKSEEVAKLWGLRKNKTNMNYDKLSRALRYYYDKNIIKKVIGQKFVYKFVSFPEILKMDPAAVEMGLTSGRVTLHEDDVQDIDVEEEEEEAQQQRRALGAAAAAQQAACRNDYLRSGLYSSFSVSSLHHPPEELLRALRERQERQQDEARSGVIRFGAGTTERTPPSPSLIKPSSQSFSIHSPSKPSPLHHHHHRRSPSSSPPSPNPQPGPGRGGWSPEAEEEEEEEEDSDQGAQPLNLSSGHRERERALQPPEKRTSGGSRGSGSSHGDREHGLPPKTKKPKALEIPAPSLLLTGSDIGSIALNSPALPSGSLTPAFFTAQTPSGLLLAHSPLLSGIHFWSSLSPIAPLSPARLQGHGSLFQFPSLMNGHLPVPLPNLDGSPSPLLLSPANHKS from the exons ATGGACAGCGCCATCACGTTGTGGCAGTTCCTGCTGCAACTTCTCCTGGACCAGAGCCACAAGCATCTGATCTGCTGGACGTCCACTGACGGGGAGTTCAAACTGCTCAAGTCAGAGGAGGTGGCCAAGCTGTGGGGGCTTCGCAAGAACAAGACTAATATGAACTACGACAAGCTGAGCAGAGCTCTGAGATACTACTATGACAAG AACATCATCAAGAAAGTGATCGGCCAGAAGTTTGTCTACAAGTTTGTCTCGTTCCCGGAGATCCTGAAGATGGACCCTGCGGCGGTAGAGATGGGCTTGACGTCCGGCAGGGTGACCCTCCATGAGGATGACGTCCAGGACATAGacgtagaggaggaagaggaggaggcacAGCAGCAGAGGAGAGCCTTGGGGGCGGCTGCTGCGGCTCAGCAGGCTGCGTGTCGTAACGATTACCTCcgctctggtctctactcctccttcAGTGTCAGctccctccatcatcctccagAGGAGCTGCTCAGAGCCTtgagggagaggcaggagagaCAGCAGGACGAAGCCCGGTCCGGAGTCATCCGCTTCGGGGCTGGTACCACAGAGAGAACTCCaccctcaccctccctcatcaAGCCTTCATCACAATCCTTCAGCATCCACAGTCCATCTAAaccctcccccctccaccaccatcaccaccggcgctccccatcctcctccccacccagccctaacccccagCCGGGACCAGGGCGAGGAGGCTGGAGCCCAGAggctgaagaggaggaggaggaggaggaggactctgACCAGGGAGCCCAGCCCTTGAATCTCTCCTCTGggcacagagagcgagagagggcccTGCAGCCTCCGGAGAAGAGGACCAgtggtggtagtaggggtagtggtagtagtcATGGAGACAGGGAACATGGACTCCCACCCAAAACAAAGAAGCCCAAAGCCCTAGAGATCCCTGCCCCCTCCCTGCTCCTGACAGGAAGTGACATTGGCTCCATAGCCCTCAACAGCCCCGCCCTGCCGTCCGGGTCCCTCACCCCAGCCTTCTTCACTGCACAG ACTCCGTCTGGCCTGCTGCTGGCTCACAGCCCTCTGTTATCAGGCATCCACTTCTGGAGCAGTCTTAGTCCCATAGCCCCTCTGAGCCCTGCACGGCTCCAAGGACACGGATCTCTGTTCCAG tttcCCAGTCTAATGAATGGACACCTCCCGGTCCCCCTGCCAAACCTGGATGGGTCCCCCTCCCCCCTGCTCCTGTCCCCTGCCAATCACAAGTCCTGA